The following proteins come from a genomic window of Tepidiforma thermophila:
- a CDS encoding nucleotidyltransferase family protein, protein MNSAIILAAGISQRMGTLKPLLDWGGQPLVRYEVEQFWQAGADEVIVVLGYRADDVSRQLRGIPCRIMFNPRFQLGRAGSLRIGAKAANRDADRILVQDVDQPRPASFLRTLYEAHTPEADYTIPVHNGRHGHPVVVAGRLREELMRADDATEGLRGILRAHHDRHTEVDAGDLLDLTFNTPEEYQAARDRFFAAVR, encoded by the coding sequence ATGAACTCCGCAATCATCCTCGCCGCCGGCATCTCCCAGCGCATGGGCACCCTCAAACCCCTCCTCGACTGGGGCGGTCAGCCCCTCGTCCGCTACGAAGTCGAACAGTTCTGGCAGGCCGGCGCCGATGAGGTCATCGTCGTCCTCGGCTACCGCGCCGACGACGTCTCCCGCCAGCTCCGCGGCATCCCCTGCCGCATCATGTTCAACCCCCGGTTCCAGCTCGGCCGCGCCGGCTCCCTCCGCATCGGCGCCAAGGCTGCCAACCGCGACGCCGACCGCATCCTGGTCCAGGACGTCGACCAGCCCCGGCCGGCCTCCTTCCTCCGCACCCTCTACGAGGCGCACACCCCCGAGGCCGACTACACCATCCCCGTGCACAACGGCCGCCACGGGCATCCCGTTGTCGTCGCCGGCCGCCTCCGCGAAGAGCTCATGCGCGCCGACGACGCCACGGAAGGCCTCCGCGGCATCCTCCGCGCTCACCACGACCGCCACACCGAAGTCGACGCCGGCGACCTCCTCGACCTCACCTTCAACACCCCCGAGGAGTACCAGGCCGCGCGCGACCGCTTCTTCGCCGCCGTCCGCTGA
- a CDS encoding YbjQ family protein: MILTTTNAIEGRPVQQYLGIVAGEVILGVNVFKDIAAGFRNIVGGRSGKYEEELRKGRDGAIAEMLQYAQQLGADAVLGIKLDYETVGGGQMLMITASGTAVKLA, encoded by the coding sequence ATCATCCTAACCACCACCAACGCCATCGAAGGCCGCCCCGTCCAGCAGTACCTCGGTATCGTCGCCGGCGAGGTCATCCTCGGCGTCAACGTCTTCAAGGACATCGCCGCCGGCTTCCGCAACATCGTCGGCGGCCGCTCCGGCAAGTACGAAGAAGAGCTGCGCAAAGGCCGCGATGGCGCCATCGCCGAGATGCTCCAGTACGCACAGCAGCTCGGCGCCGATGCCGTCCTTGGCATCAAACTCGACTACGAAACCGTCGGCGGCGGCCAAATGCTCATGATCACCGCCTCTGGAACCGCCGTGAAGCTCGCCTGA
- the gap gene encoding type I glyceraldehyde-3-phosphate dehydrogenase: MATKIGINGFGRIGRQVFKAITDRYAGTLEVVAINDLVDTDVNANLLKYDSNYGRWHRDIRAEKDALVIDGHTVRVFAERDPGAIPWGSVGAEIVIESTGLFTDATKAAAHRRDSVKKVLISAPAKNEDVTIVLGVNADRYDPARHHIISNASCTTNGLAPVVKVIVDNLGLIKGQMTTIHSYTNSQQILDKAAGKDLREMRAGALNIVPTSTGAARALKLVIPEVDGKLDGLAYRVPTPTVSIVEVVALTEKETTVDALNDIIRETAAEKMKGILGITMDPVVSMDLKGDERSSIVDGLCTNVVGGNLVKVAAWYDNEWGYACRLADLAAFVAEKGL; encoded by the coding sequence GTGGCCACCAAAATCGGCATCAACGGCTTCGGACGCATCGGCCGGCAGGTCTTCAAGGCCATCACGGACCGCTACGCCGGCACCCTCGAAGTCGTCGCCATCAACGACCTCGTCGATACCGACGTCAACGCCAACCTGCTCAAGTACGATTCCAACTACGGGCGCTGGCACCGCGACATCCGCGCCGAAAAGGACGCCCTCGTCATCGATGGGCACACCGTCCGCGTCTTCGCTGAGCGCGACCCCGGCGCCATCCCCTGGGGCTCGGTCGGCGCCGAGATCGTCATCGAATCGACCGGCCTCTTCACCGACGCTACGAAGGCCGCCGCGCACCGCCGCGATTCGGTCAAGAAAGTCCTCATCTCCGCCCCGGCCAAGAACGAAGACGTCACCATCGTCCTCGGCGTTAACGCCGACCGGTACGACCCCGCCAGGCACCACATCATCTCCAACGCTTCCTGCACCACCAACGGCCTCGCCCCGGTCGTCAAGGTCATCGTCGATAACCTCGGCCTCATCAAAGGCCAGATGACCACCATTCACTCCTACACCAACTCCCAGCAGATCCTCGACAAGGCAGCGGGCAAAGACCTCCGCGAAATGCGCGCCGGCGCACTCAACATCGTGCCAACCTCCACCGGCGCCGCCCGCGCCCTCAAGCTCGTCATCCCCGAGGTCGACGGCAAACTCGACGGCCTCGCCTACCGCGTCCCCACCCCCACCGTCTCCATCGTCGAAGTCGTCGCCCTCACCGAGAAAGAAACCACCGTCGATGCCCTGAACGACATCATCCGCGAAACCGCCGCCGAGAAGATGAAGGGCATCCTCGGCATCACCATGGACCCCGTCGTCTCCATGGACCTCAAGGGCGACGAGCGCTCCTCCATCGTCGATGGTCTCTGCACCAACGTCGTCGGCGGCAACCTCGTAAAAGTCGCCGCCTGGTACGACAACGAGTGGGGCTACGCCTGCCGCCTCGCCGACCTCGCCGCCTTCGTTGCGGAAAAGGGCCTCTAG
- a CDS encoding HAD family hydrolase, which produces MPLVGSGRPHPRLVIFDLDRAIIDARPAFAYTIEEAVAAVTGRRVSARDLADAYHTRPWRDALRILLDDPHERDAAENLCLQYAARSALKRLLVFEGVGMALDALRAEQIDMAAITRHPYALARKQVESTGLDRFFSLVMPPPEGRFDPPAQLGECFRLLETAPAESAVVAPGRFERSAAERVGAVAVTAAWAVEHDPGDLSVAAPGELLEALLRRWEGRPR; this is translated from the coding sequence ATGCCCCTCGTCGGGAGCGGCCGCCCCCACCCGCGGCTCGTCATCTTCGACCTCGACCGCGCGATCATCGACGCCCGCCCGGCCTTCGCCTACACCATCGAAGAGGCCGTCGCCGCCGTCACCGGCCGCCGAGTCTCCGCGCGCGACCTCGCCGATGCCTACCACACCCGGCCCTGGCGGGACGCCCTCCGCATCCTGCTCGATGACCCGCATGAGCGCGACGCCGCCGAAAACCTCTGTCTCCAGTACGCCGCGCGAAGCGCCCTCAAGCGGCTCCTCGTCTTCGAGGGCGTCGGTATGGCCCTCGACGCCCTCCGGGCCGAGCAGATTGATATGGCGGCCATCACCCGCCATCCCTACGCGCTCGCCCGCAAGCAGGTCGAGTCAACCGGGCTCGACCGCTTCTTCTCCCTCGTCATGCCCCCGCCAGAGGGCCGATTCGACCCTCCGGCCCAGCTCGGCGAATGCTTCCGCCTCCTCGAAACCGCGCCGGCCGAATCCGCCGTCGTCGCCCCGGGCCGCTTCGAACGCTCGGCCGCCGAGCGCGTCGGCGCCGTCGCCGTCACCGCAGCCTGGGCCGTCGAACACGACCCCGGCGACCTCAGCGTCGCAGCGCCCGGCGAACTCCTGGAGGCGCTCCTCCGTCGCTGGGAGGGCCGCCCCCGCTGA